The Sulfurihydrogenibium sp. genome segment GGGATATTATTGGTAGCCAAGGTTTTTTTTCATATATTTCTTGGTTTTCATATATTTTTTCCTTTTCTTTTTCTTTCTCATAAAGAGCTTTGTAATCATTCTGTTCTAAATAAACAAAGTCATAATTGTACAAAAATCTTAATGATGGGTAAGTTTGCCCTCTTGCTTCGATTTTGTTGTCTTTTTTAATAAAGTAAACTTCACCAACTCCTATTCCCAATGCATACACTTTATATACAGCTGTATAATCTTCTTCCTTCTTTGTTTTACCTTCGTATGTTACGACATAAAAAGGCTCTGTTCTAACTATTTCTTCATCAGATTTAGAAGATTTAAGTCCAGTTAAAATTATTGAGATAGTTATTATTGTGATTAAGATTTCGTTCATTTAAATCAAACCTGCTTTTGCAAAGCTGTAAAAATCTTTTTTACCAACAATTATATGGTCAAGTAAATCAAATCCAAGCTCGTTGGCAAGGGTTTGAAGCTTTTTAGTAAACTCAATATCTTCTTGCGATGGAGTTGGGTCATTGTTCGGATGGTTATGGCTTATTATAATTCCATTACAGTTATGCTTTATTGCATAGTATAAAATGTCTCTTGGCAGCACTCTAACTACGTTTAAAGAGCCTTTTGCTATAACTTCTTGAGCTATTAGATGGTTAGAGCTGTTTAAATATAGAGCTACCATATGCTCTTGGGTCTCTTTTGATAAAAATTTTAGATAATTAAAAGCATCAGACACGGAAGAGATTTTTATTTTTTCAGCATGGTCGTCCATTCTCTTTGCAATTTCTATGATTGCAAGAATTTGTAAAGCTTTTGCCTCACCAATGCCTTTTATTTTTTTCAAATCATCTAAGGTTATATCTTTTAGGTCTTTAAAGCTTTTTCCATTGAGTATTTTTTGTGCAAGTCCTATGACATTTATTCCTTTCGTTCCACTGCCAAGAGATATTGCTAAAAGCTCTTCATCAGAAAGGGAAGAAAAACCCTCTTTAAGGGCTTTCTCCCTTGGAAGCATATCTTTTGGAAGTTCTTTTATACGTTTTTTATAAATAAGTCTATCTTGTTTCATTCTTCTCTTTGCCAGTAAACTCTCACATACTTTTTGCCTTCTGGATAGCTTAGCTTTAAATCTCCTTTATGTGCTCTATGGATAGCTTCACCTATTCTTCTTGCAAGATGCTCATAAGTTGTTTTAATTACAATTTCGTCATCTTGTTCTTCTATAGAGATAATTCTTTCTAATGGTCTGTATCTCATCTCCTCTTCTTCTACATTTTTGATTTGATTAAAGATTTCTTCTTTATGTTTTTGTAAATAAGGAGATATTTTTAAATAAACTACTCCACCTTCGTATTTATCCTCAATTCTTCTGCATGCCGGGCAGATAAATTTTTCTGCGTTTGCCGGCGGTGGATTTATCCATTCAAAAATTCCATCGTGAAAAACGACGCCACATCTTTCACATACAGATGGGTCGTGATATTTTTCCTTTGTAAAGTATGGGTCGTGAATGTACTCTTGAATTAGTTTATCCATTCTTTTCATGATTTTCTCTCCTTTGTTTCTTATTTAACAAATAACATACTTTAAATGAGTCAAATAAAAGCTCGTTGATGGTAGTAAAATTTTTAATATCAAAATTCCTACCAAGAAGTTAATAAAACTCCATATCTATATTAAATTATTCCAAATTTAAAAGTCTTCTGAAGGCTAAAAGATTTTGAAGCAGTAAAGTGCTTAGTTTTTCCATTCTGTCAAGATTTTCCCTATCTGAGGGTTGAGGGTTTTTTGTGTCTATTTGCATGCTAATTTCATGAAATTCGCAATGAATCTTTTCTATCTTTTCCACCAAAGACCTC includes the following:
- the radC gene encoding DNA repair protein RadC, with protein sequence MKQDRLIYKKRIKELPKDMLPREKALKEGFSSLSDEELLAISLGSGTKGINVIGLAQKILNGKSFKDLKDITLDDLKKIKGIGEAKALQILAIIEIAKRMDDHAEKIKISSVSDAFNYLKFLSKETQEHMVALYLNSSNHLIAQEVIAKGSLNVVRVLPRDILYYAIKHNCNGIIISHNHPNNDPTPSQEDIEFTKKLQTLANELGFDLLDHIIVGKKDFYSFAKAGLI
- a CDS encoding BCAM0308 family protein; this encodes MKRMDKLIQEYIHDPYFTKEKYHDPSVCERCGVVFHDGIFEWINPPPANAEKFICPACRRIEDKYEGGVVYLKISPYLQKHKEEIFNQIKNVEEEEMRYRPLERIISIEEQDDEIVIKTTYEHLARRIGEAIHRAHKGDLKLSYPEGKKYVRVYWQREE